A DNA window from Haliovirga abyssi contains the following coding sequences:
- a CDS encoding nucleotidyltransferase substrate binding protein, with product MLDLKSFEKAINSLEQLILKMKDKELMNSLDEIVIYGLKAGIIQNFEFTYEISWKYIKRWLELNIGSSFVDGVSRRQLFRLAIEHHLIENVDIWMDYHLARNRTSHTYNLNTAEEVYKTAIEFLGDVKKLYKELELKND from the coding sequence ATGTTAGATTTAAAAAGTTTTGAAAAGGCTATAAATTCATTAGAACAACTTATTTTGAAAATGAAAGACAAAGAATTAATGAATAGTTTAGATGAAATAGTAATATATGGATTAAAAGCAGGTATTATTCAAAATTTTGAATTTACATATGAGATTTCATGGAAATATATTAAGAGATGGTTGGAATTAAATATTGGTTCTAGTTTTGTAGATGGAGTTTCAAGAAGACAACTGTTCAGATTAGCAATAGAGCATCATTTGATAGAAAATGTAGATATTTGGATGGATTATCATTTGGCGAGAAATAGAACATCGCATACATATAATTTGAACACAGCGGAGGAAGTTTATAAGACGGCAATTGAATTTCTAGGAGATGTAAAAAAATTATATAAAGAATTAGAGTTAAAAAATGATTAA
- a CDS encoding nucleotidyltransferase family protein, translating into MINLKDDELEIVKRILKKYFDKCEIIIFGSRITDDIKKYSDLDIAIKGTKKKDIRLLNRAIEEFEYSELAFRVDLLDYWRLSESFKNIIDDKNEKLYL; encoded by the coding sequence ATGATTAATTTAAAAGATGATGAGTTAGAAATAGTAAAAAGAATATTAAAAAAATATTTTGATAAGTGTGAAATAATTATTTTTGGATCAAGAATAACAGATGATATTAAGAAATATTCAGATTTGGATATTGCGATTAAAGGAACGAAAAAAAAAGATATAAGATTGTTAAATAGGGCTATTGAAGAGTTTGAATATTCTGAACTTGCATTTAGAGTTGATTTATTAGACTATTGGAGATTATCGGAGAGTTTTAAAAATATTATTGATGATAAAAATGAAAAACTTTATTTATGA